The following are from one region of the Paenibacillus protaetiae genome:
- a CDS encoding response regulator transcription factor, whose amino-acid sequence MNGKVLLVDDEPHITRNLEKVVPWDLLGLTVAGTAKNGLEALEKLEAEPIDLVLCDIRMPMMDGLELVRRIREQEIGCEVIMLSGYQDFAYTRKAIQYGVKDYMLKPIPYDELTGVIARIMSSRRALLKQQQEEQHKLNKMFDLINEKLLYDILMDYSDLTASSWLYAGDEQQRLLRPYALIVLDVDVGSEAAKDWRNWGDKERKLWNFAVCNVLRDKLKSNGLETGSVIQMRDGEWCVLIACEEGLGSCGAIQWAEQLLAAVSAHVKLSLYAGVYRDEIGANQLAAAYKQIQLGMMLSPKLEQVTVYSPDESKLSGAGQAIWDISELVTDALKRGDAAGVDRELTHLMGHLNNMSELSQGRIMPMLHYFVLNLVREMKEMGALPKEQEDSLWVKLDHRFGVKDLLAVIRQLQSAVGERSQDKKKQSERVMGEARIFLERNLYRDISVEEAASFVGLSASYFSLLFKQTFGVTFIEYVTRERMEKAKRLLAETQTSITQIAKEVGYAERRYFTKVFMKYTGDNPSDYRSKHLESGS is encoded by the coding sequence ATGAACGGAAAGGTGCTGCTGGTAGACGATGAGCCGCATATTACCCGCAACCTGGAAAAGGTGGTTCCTTGGGATTTGCTTGGCCTGACGGTGGCGGGAACGGCCAAAAACGGGCTGGAGGCGCTCGAGAAGTTGGAAGCGGAGCCGATCGACCTTGTGTTGTGCGATATCCGGATGCCGATGATGGATGGACTGGAGCTTGTCCGCCGCATCCGGGAGCAGGAAATCGGCTGCGAAGTCATTATGCTGTCGGGGTATCAGGATTTTGCCTATACGCGGAAGGCGATCCAATACGGCGTCAAGGATTATATGCTGAAGCCGATACCGTATGATGAGCTGACCGGGGTCATTGCACGCATTATGTCCTCCCGGCGCGCTTTGCTGAAGCAGCAGCAGGAGGAACAGCACAAGTTGAACAAAATGTTTGATCTGATCAACGAAAAGCTGTTATACGACATTTTGATGGATTATTCGGATTTAACCGCCAGCAGCTGGCTGTATGCCGGGGATGAGCAGCAGCGCCTGCTCCGCCCCTATGCGTTAATCGTGCTGGATGTGGACGTTGGCTCGGAAGCGGCGAAAGACTGGCGCAATTGGGGCGACAAGGAACGCAAGCTGTGGAATTTTGCCGTCTGCAATGTGCTGCGCGACAAGCTGAAGTCAAACGGCCTGGAGACCGGATCTGTCATTCAAATGCGGGATGGAGAGTGGTGCGTCCTTATAGCATGCGAGGAAGGGCTGGGCAGCTGCGGAGCCATACAATGGGCGGAACAGCTGCTGGCGGCGGTCAGCGCCCATGTGAAGCTGTCGCTCTATGCGGGCGTTTACCGAGATGAAATTGGAGCCAATCAGCTTGCTGCCGCTTATAAGCAAATTCAGCTTGGCATGATGTTGTCGCCGAAGCTGGAACAAGTCACGGTCTACTCGCCCGACGAGTCCAAACTATCCGGAGCTGGCCAGGCGATATGGGATATTTCGGAGCTTGTGACCGACGCTTTAAAGCGCGGGGATGCGGCCGGCGTTGACCGGGAGTTAACCCATTTGATGGGCCATCTGAACAATATGAGCGAGCTTTCGCAAGGCCGGATTATGCCGATGCTTCACTATTTCGTATTAAATCTGGTGCGCGAAATGAAAGAGATGGGCGCGCTGCCGAAAGAACAGGAAGACAGCTTGTGGGTGAAGCTGGACCACCGTTTTGGCGTCAAAGATTTGCTGGCCGTTATCCGGCAGCTGCAGTCGGCGGTTGGCGAGCGGTCGCAGGATAAAAAGAAGCAGTCCGAGCGGGTGATGGGCGAGGCGCGCATTTTTTTGGAACGCAATTTGTACAGGGACATCAGCGTCGAGGAGGCGGCTTCTTTTGTCGGGCTCAGCGCTTCCTACTTCAGCTTGCTGTTCAAACAGACGTTTGGCGTTACATTTATTGAATATGTAACACGCGAACGTATGGAAAAAGCGAAAAGGCTGCTTGCTGAAACGCAAACAAGCATTACGCAAATTGCCAAAGAGGTCGGGTATGCCGAACGGCGGTATTTCACGAAGGTGTTTATGAAATATACGGGCGATAATCCAAGCGATTATCGCAGCAAGCATTTGGAGTCGGGGTCCTGA
- a CDS encoding bile acid:sodium symporter family protein, with protein sequence MKRLCLRFNAGFERYTIVITPLALVIGFLLAKGLQPYTSSVSYLFAYITFAMALGCGFGHLGSVLRKPGIIVWTIMLAHLVAPAIAYGIGAALFGQHSPYVIGLVLFTIIPLGVSSVMWTGLSGGNVPLMLAMVILDSALSPLVVPAGIRLLFHQAVAVRLGPLMLDLLLIIVLPTFAGVLLHQLTRGRIQAKVQPYASSVSKLCFAAVVMLNAAAIQPYVQQMKGDMALVVSVVVGLVALCYALGYIGTYWLGSREMQATVSYATGMRNISLGIVLAIGYFPPLAAVPVILSILVQQPLATVFNLVLQKLNNTSSGETGARHVG encoded by the coding sequence ATGAAGCGGCTATGCCTCCGGTTTAACGCCGGCTTTGAACGATATACGATTGTCATCACCCCGCTGGCGCTGGTGATCGGATTTTTGCTGGCGAAGGGCCTCCAGCCTTATACCTCCTCCGTATCGTATTTATTTGCGTATATTACGTTTGCGATGGCGCTGGGCTGCGGTTTCGGGCACTTAGGTTCCGTACTCCGGAAACCGGGCATTATCGTGTGGACGATTATGCTTGCGCATCTGGTTGCTCCCGCCATCGCTTACGGGATTGGCGCAGCTTTATTCGGCCAGCATTCGCCTTATGTAATCGGGCTGGTGTTATTTACGATCATTCCGCTTGGCGTTTCTTCAGTGATGTGGACAGGGCTTAGCGGCGGCAATGTGCCGCTTATGCTGGCGATGGTCATCCTCGATTCGGCTTTAAGCCCGCTTGTGGTGCCGGCCGGCATACGGCTTCTGTTCCATCAGGCAGTGGCCGTCCGTCTAGGGCCGCTTATGCTTGATTTGCTGCTTATTATTGTGCTGCCTACATTTGCCGGCGTACTGCTGCATCAGCTGACAAGAGGCCGAATACAGGCTAAGGTCCAGCCGTATGCCTCTTCGGTTTCGAAGCTTTGCTTTGCAGCTGTCGTCATGCTGAATGCCGCCGCCATCCAGCCCTATGTCCAGCAGATGAAAGGGGATATGGCGCTTGTTGTGAGCGTAGTCGTCGGGCTGGTTGCCCTTTGCTACGCGCTTGGTTATATCGGCACCTACTGGCTGGGCAGCCGCGAAATGCAGGCAACGGTTTCCTATGCGACAGGGATGCGCAACATATCGCTTGGCATTGTGCTCGCCATCGGTTATTTTCCGCCGCTGGCAGCCGTGCCGGTCATTTTGTCCATCCTTGTCCAGCAGCCGCTGGCGACTGTTTTCAATCTCGTTTTACAAAAACTTAACAATACCAGTTCTGGCGAAACGGGCGCCCGCCATGTAGGATAA
- a CDS encoding NAD(P)-dependent oxidoreductase codes for MKVAVIGATGKAGQAIVKEALERGHEVTAIVRSAAKVQQPGVQVVEKSIFDLKADDVKPFDVVVNAFAAPLGGGEGQHIEAGLSLIQAFKGAPDTRLIVVGGAGSLYVDEAQTLRLVDTPEFPDMFKATALSQAQNLQDLKQSSGIRWTFVSPAAFFDAEGGRTGSYQKGKDQLIVNGKGESYISYADYAIAIVDEIEQANHVGERFTVVGETK; via the coding sequence ATGAAAGTAGCAGTTATTGGAGCAACGGGTAAAGCAGGACAAGCTATTGTGAAAGAAGCGCTTGAGCGCGGCCATGAAGTAACCGCAATTGTGCGAAGTGCGGCCAAAGTGCAGCAGCCGGGCGTTCAAGTGGTAGAGAAAAGTATTTTTGATTTGAAAGCGGACGATGTGAAGCCGTTTGACGTTGTTGTTAACGCGTTTGCCGCCCCGCTTGGCGGAGGAGAAGGACAGCATATCGAAGCCGGCTTGTCGCTGATCCAAGCATTTAAAGGCGCTCCGGATACTAGACTGATTGTAGTTGGCGGCGCCGGCAGCCTGTATGTGGACGAAGCGCAAACATTGCGCCTTGTCGATACGCCGGAATTTCCGGATATGTTTAAAGCTACAGCGCTCAGCCAAGCGCAAAATTTGCAGGATTTGAAGCAATCATCCGGAATCCGCTGGACATTCGTCAGCCCGGCTGCTTTTTTTGATGCAGAGGGAGGCAGAACGGGCTCTTATCAGAAGGGCAAAGACCAGCTGATCGTCAACGGCAAAGGCGAAAGCTATATCAGCTATGCCGATTATGCCATCGCTATTGTCGATGAAATCGAACAAGCCAACCATGTCGGCGAACGGTTTACCGTGGTCGGGGAAACGAAATAA
- a CDS encoding ABC transporter substrate-binding protein → MAAVLLAMMIPLTACMNEQAPDNTRKAGMNKQVTLSLRHTQIKETTKTRLQILENVVKKTEDENPGLTFQLEGIDEIVNRDQKLKAEMIAGNPPDIFEVFGGSDLNLYVKAGRMLDLTPIIDELGIRDKFASLDEFTIDGKVYGLPYGGYSEAIFYNKDIFNELQIAIPKTWNELLAAADRIKAAGYTPFGLAAKDGWVNGMLWNTIMERNVGIDALNKVVTGETKWTDPDFIRGFKNYAELVNNDYFTKGALGLPYTDQGAQLLSGKAAMVFTGTWDASRFTGEEAGSMQGKIGYFAFPSIPGGKGDQTSINASYSNGFGFSANMDPDQIEAAKTFIANFYTEAVQKETLVKAQVLPSMKLSDLSGIDPLTAEILQVMSSATSSWKAYDSIVTPAVGSDINIGLQELIGKVNTPEAVAQEIQKSQDKANASH, encoded by the coding sequence TTGGCTGCGGTACTCTTAGCCATGATGATTCCGTTAACGGCCTGCATGAACGAGCAGGCGCCGGACAACACCCGGAAGGCAGGCATGAACAAACAAGTTACCTTGTCGCTGCGGCATACGCAAATTAAAGAAACGACAAAAACAAGGCTGCAAATATTAGAGAATGTCGTTAAAAAAACGGAGGATGAAAACCCGGGCTTAACGTTCCAGCTGGAGGGCATTGATGAAATCGTCAACCGCGACCAGAAGCTGAAGGCGGAAATGATCGCGGGCAATCCGCCCGATATATTCGAAGTGTTTGGCGGGTCCGATTTAAACCTGTATGTAAAGGCCGGGCGTATGCTTGATTTAACGCCTATTATTGACGAGCTCGGCATCCGGGACAAATTTGCGAGCTTGGATGAATTCACCATTGACGGCAAAGTGTACGGCTTGCCGTACGGCGGATACAGCGAAGCGATTTTTTACAATAAAGATATATTTAATGAACTGCAGATTGCGATTCCAAAAACATGGAACGAGCTGCTTGCGGCGGCGGACCGGATCAAAGCAGCCGGGTATACGCCGTTTGGCCTTGCAGCCAAAGACGGCTGGGTTAACGGCATGTTGTGGAATACGATTATGGAGCGGAATGTTGGCATTGATGCACTTAATAAAGTGGTGACCGGCGAGACGAAATGGACGGACCCGGATTTTATCCGAGGCTTTAAAAATTATGCCGAGCTGGTCAATAACGATTATTTTACGAAAGGCGCCCTCGGGCTGCCTTATACGGATCAAGGGGCGCAGCTGCTTTCCGGCAAAGCGGCTATGGTCTTTACCGGGACCTGGGACGCCAGCCGGTTCACCGGCGAAGAGGCGGGCAGCATGCAGGGGAAAATCGGTTATTTTGCATTTCCTTCCATTCCCGGCGGCAAAGGCGACCAAACGTCGATAAACGCTTCTTATTCCAACGGATTCGGGTTTTCCGCCAATATGGACCCCGACCAGATTGAAGCGGCCAAAACATTTATCGCCAACTTTTACACGGAGGCTGTGCAGAAGGAAACACTCGTGAAGGCGCAGGTGCTGCCTTCGATGAAGCTTTCCGATTTAAGCGGCATTGACCCGCTGACAGCGGAAATTTTGCAGGTGATGAGCTCGGCTACTTCGTCCTGGAAAGCGTATGACTCTATTGTCACGCCGGCTGTCGGTTCCGATATCAACATCGGCCTGCAGGAACTGATCGGCAAAGTAAACACGCCGGAGGCGGTGGCGCAGGAAATCCAGAAGTCGCAGGACAAAGCGAATGCAAGCCATTAA
- a CDS encoding cache domain-containing sensor histidine kinase has translation MNLRPKLMLAFIGLVVIPMFGLGIVSFLNSEKLMEKKYSEQTEISLKAVAGNIGYFFKELDQLSDGNLTSSEVQDTLKYSAAVSKDDASALIAINQAEKEMKRILFQHPAVSYVVLYAMDGTMFQAFRNDPTTFRPISFDLLQKQSSYADMMKLGGRPLWIGPYEQQELTGVEPPLFTQMRLVKDMTTFNDLGVMITQYKTEEVYSMLKTFLNPSVQHLPQDQYFILNQQGLILLDSNRELEGRSISDITSATLEETGSYSSARMRFRGEDSLVSAYKLNLNGWILVSVKSWDSLTNESERFMQWIGMITLLCVLSAILFNVFFVNRVARSIIRVVRKMKLVEQGLLDIRVSAQGKDETVLLASSFNSMVERIGSLLTEVRSEQARKQHAEMMLMQAQIKPHFLFNTLESINALAAQNDGAKIMLMVRRLSNLLRMSLHQSEELSVQQEIEHVRSYLEIQKYRFEDLFVYELDVPEEALEYTILKLTLQPLVENSIQHGFEGIEYGTGIIHIKVEAAASHLVFTVTDNGTGMSEAALLKLSQSVAPGSGIRSSRQMDAAELGERRGLGLRNVADRLRIHYGAAYGMMICSQEGWGTTIRCIIPKNRGDQS, from the coding sequence ATGAACTTAAGACCAAAGCTTATGCTCGCTTTTATTGGCCTGGTCGTCATCCCGATGTTTGGGTTAGGCATCGTTTCTTTTTTAAATTCCGAGAAGCTGATGGAGAAAAAATATAGTGAACAAACGGAAATATCGCTTAAGGCGGTAGCCGGCAATATCGGTTATTTTTTCAAAGAGCTGGATCAGCTTTCGGACGGCAACCTGACGAGCTCCGAGGTGCAGGATACGCTGAAGTACAGCGCAGCGGTATCGAAGGATGACGCAAGCGCGCTCATTGCAATCAACCAGGCGGAAAAAGAAATGAAGAGGATACTGTTCCAGCATCCTGCAGTCAGCTATGTGGTGTTGTACGCGATGGACGGCACAATGTTCCAAGCGTTCCGGAACGACCCGACGACGTTCCGGCCCATCTCGTTTGATCTGCTGCAAAAGCAGTCCTCTTATGCGGACATGATGAAGCTTGGCGGCCGGCCGCTGTGGATCGGCCCTTACGAGCAGCAGGAGCTGACAGGGGTGGAGCCGCCTTTGTTTACGCAGATGCGCCTCGTTAAAGATATGACAACGTTTAATGATTTGGGCGTTATGATTACGCAGTACAAGACGGAAGAGGTGTATTCCATGCTGAAAACCTTTTTAAATCCGTCCGTACAGCATTTGCCGCAGGATCAATATTTTATTTTGAATCAGCAGGGGCTCATTCTGCTGGACAGTAACCGCGAGCTGGAAGGGCGCAGCATTAGCGACATTACTAGCGCAACGCTGGAGGAGACCGGCAGTTATTCGAGCGCGCGCATGCGGTTCAGGGGGGAAGACAGCCTGGTTTCCGCTTATAAGCTGAACTTGAACGGCTGGATATTGGTGTCGGTGAAATCGTGGGATTCCTTAACGAACGAAAGCGAACGGTTTATGCAGTGGATCGGCATGATTACGCTGCTTTGCGTGTTGTCCGCTATATTGTTCAACGTCTTTTTTGTAAACCGGGTAGCCAGGTCGATCATCCGTGTCGTCCGCAAAATGAAGCTTGTCGAGCAGGGCCTGCTCGACATCCGGGTAAGCGCGCAAGGCAAAGATGAGACGGTGCTGCTGGCCAGCAGCTTCAACAGCATGGTCGAGCGGATCGGCTCGCTGCTGACGGAGGTGCGGAGCGAGCAGGCGCGCAAGCAGCACGCGGAAATGATGTTGATGCAGGCGCAGATCAAGCCGCATTTTCTGTTTAATACGCTGGAGTCGATCAATGCGCTTGCCGCGCAAAACGACGGCGCCAAAATTATGCTGATGGTGCGGCGGCTCAGCAATTTGCTGCGCATGAGCCTGCATCAGTCCGAGGAGCTGTCGGTGCAGCAGGAAATCGAGCATGTCCGCAGCTACCTGGAAATTCAGAAATACCGGTTTGAAGATTTGTTTGTATACGAACTGGATGTGCCGGAAGAAGCGCTTGAATATACGATATTGAAGCTGACGCTGCAGCCGCTTGTCGAGAACAGCATTCAGCACGGCTTTGAAGGGATCGAATACGGGACGGGAATTATTCATATTAAGGTGGAGGCGGCAGCGAGCCATCTTGTGTTTACAGTTACGGATAACGGCACGGGCATGAGCGAAGCCGCGCTTCTGAAATTAAGCCAAAGCGTTGCGCCGGGAAGCGGCATCCGCAGCAGCAGGCAGATGGATGCAGCTGAGCTGGGCGAACGAAGAGGGCTTGGCTTGCGCAACGTCGCAGACCGGCTGCGTATTCATTACGGCGCAGCATACGGCATGATGATTTGCAGCCAGGAAGGCTGGGGGACGACTATTCGTTGTATCATTCCGAAAAACAGAGGTGATCAGTCATGA
- a CDS encoding YfbR-like 5'-deoxynucleotidase — translation MKNGKFTNTIIRMQFVPRWSEHAPRFEDNAASHSFRCAAIAILAGLAEEKLFGRPVDKLKLLTRSLWADLSHTMTGSIKHVTKKEIHVTEHIRALEHELSKEIVSCLSKSLRAFAYDAIVNAQDDTDTGRLVEAIDTFDAFLFCHREASYGSNPFFRSKVQELRDKIAGYEQPSIGWLLAEFEKGEGVRDFLGYIMNLDTVQRWNGSYNLVPDNDATHSFRVASLALFNGLLERERFGLAHIDLYRLVSKSVLHDLPEIVSGDVVSHFKHRNPVMKHAFEQYERETAEAMIAKLPEPFGEALADMMANPKSADYEGEMLDIADKLDALIKAGLEMRNNPHYAETYYDQLTTIQHRFENPCVIFFLAYILHDLTYSNFNK, via the coding sequence ATGAAAAACGGCAAGTTTACCAATACCATCATTCGAATGCAATTCGTGCCGAGGTGGAGCGAGCATGCCCCGCGGTTCGAGGATAACGCCGCAAGCCACAGCTTTCGCTGCGCAGCCATTGCCATCTTGGCCGGACTTGCTGAAGAGAAGCTGTTTGGGCGCCCTGTCGACAAGCTGAAGCTGCTGACCCGGTCGCTTTGGGCCGATCTTAGCCATACGATGACAGGTTCCATTAAGCATGTCACCAAGAAAGAAATCCATGTCACCGAACATATTCGCGCGCTGGAGCATGAGCTGAGCAAAGAAATAGTGTCCTGCTTGTCCAAATCGCTCCGGGCTTTTGCTTATGACGCCATCGTGAATGCGCAGGATGATACCGATACCGGAAGGCTTGTGGAAGCGATTGATACGTTTGACGCATTTTTATTTTGCCACCGGGAAGCGTCTTACGGGTCCAACCCTTTTTTCCGCAGCAAAGTACAGGAGTTACGCGACAAAATTGCCGGATACGAACAGCCGTCCATCGGATGGCTGCTTGCCGAATTTGAAAAAGGCGAAGGCGTACGCGATTTTCTCGGCTATATTATGAATCTCGATACGGTGCAGCGCTGGAACGGAAGCTATAACCTCGTTCCCGATAACGACGCCACCCATTCTTTCCGCGTTGCTTCACTGGCATTATTCAACGGCCTTTTGGAACGCGAACGGTTTGGACTCGCCCATATCGATCTGTACCGGCTGGTGAGCAAATCCGTCCTGCACGACCTGCCCGAGATTGTATCCGGCGACGTCGTCTCGCATTTTAAACATCGAAACCCGGTAATGAAACATGCTTTCGAGCAGTATGAACGGGAAACGGCCGAAGCGATGATTGCCAAGCTGCCGGAGCCGTTCGGCGAAGCGCTTGCCGACATGATGGCCAACCCCAAGTCCGCCGATTATGAAGGCGAGATGCTGGACATTGCGGACAAGCTGGACGCGTTAATTAAAGCCGGGCTTGAAATGCGCAACAATCCGCATTACGCCGAAACGTATTACGATCAGCTGACGACCATCCAGCACCGCTTCGAGAATCCTTGCGTCATCTTTTTTCTGGCCTATATTTTGCATGATTTAACGTATTCCAACTTTAACAAATAA
- the pnpS gene encoding two-component system histidine kinase PnpS, whose translation MSSFRNRLTIIMIVIIALSVSAAGLIMVKTFRDSHIEALENSMVREMKLIIASMEWPSSNSREELFDYYTQEAKQLQDKAGARVTFIAGDGTVLGDSVSDPKSMENHSSRKEFIDARSKGTGRAIRNSATLRQNYLYVAVPVNPSDPDSMIVRLSMSLKDVEQGITQLWAALIGWLLLLCVIAALISFRIAKSLTYPLEQITNVAKRITRMDYRARVKVQKQDEIGELGHAINAMAESLQVQMSRIQRNETQLETVLDNMINGIVMIDTSGRFLLMNRRAEEVLGFSAKELVGRHYTEAKQQYELAQMIQECLQTGKLVRDEITFYFPEERLLELNLVPVHPDTSEFAGVLLVLQDVTAVRRLERVRSEFVANVSHELKTPIAAVKGFAETLLSGGVKDEETARSFLQIIFDESDRLNRLISDILELSKVESRRVPLVFSPIEMESFINKTVKVIESQAAKKLIQLNVSLEEGLYVEADEDRLRQILMNLLANGISYTPEGGKVFVRVESLDEDHISIAISDTGIGIPKKDLPRIFERFYRVDKARSRSSGGTGLGLSIVKHLVELHKGTISVASELGEGSTFTIVLPVLQESIF comes from the coding sequence ATGAGCAGTTTTCGCAATCGGCTCACAATAATCATGATTGTTATTATTGCGCTTTCAGTCAGCGCAGCCGGGCTGATTATGGTGAAAACATTCCGGGACAGCCATATTGAAGCGCTTGAAAACAGCATGGTTCGTGAAATGAAGCTGATTATTGCGAGTATGGAATGGCCATCAAGCAATTCCAGAGAGGAGCTGTTTGATTACTATACGCAAGAAGCAAAGCAGCTGCAGGATAAAGCCGGCGCAAGGGTAACCTTTATTGCCGGCGACGGCACCGTGCTCGGCGACTCCGTCTCCGATCCGAAATCAATGGAGAACCACTCCAGCCGCAAAGAATTTATAGACGCGCGAAGCAAAGGGACGGGCCGGGCCATCCGGAATAGTGCTACACTTCGGCAAAATTATTTGTATGTAGCCGTACCTGTGAACCCTTCCGATCCGGACTCCATGATCGTCCGGCTTTCGATGAGCTTGAAGGATGTGGAGCAGGGGATTACGCAGCTGTGGGCGGCTCTGATCGGCTGGCTGCTGCTGCTTTGCGTGATCGCCGCGCTGATCAGCTTCCGAATTGCCAAAAGCTTGACGTACCCGCTTGAGCAAATTACGAACGTGGCGAAACGGATTACGAGAATGGATTACCGTGCCCGCGTCAAAGTGCAAAAGCAGGATGAAATCGGCGAGCTGGGCCACGCTATTAATGCGATGGCGGAAAGCCTGCAGGTGCAGATGTCGCGTATCCAGCGCAATGAAACGCAGCTGGAGACGGTTCTTGACAATATGATCAACGGAATTGTAATGATTGATACATCCGGACGATTCCTGCTGATGAACCGCCGCGCCGAAGAAGTGCTGGGTTTTTCCGCCAAAGAGCTTGTCGGAAGGCACTATACGGAAGCGAAACAGCAGTATGAGCTTGCCCAAATGATTCAGGAATGCCTGCAGACCGGCAAGCTGGTACGCGATGAAATAACCTTTTATTTCCCGGAGGAACGACTGCTGGAGCTGAATCTGGTGCCGGTTCATCCGGATACAAGCGAATTTGCCGGCGTGCTGCTCGTGCTGCAGGATGTAACGGCTGTCCGCAGGCTGGAGAGAGTGCGCAGCGAATTTGTCGCCAACGTATCCCACGAGCTGAAGACGCCAATCGCCGCTGTCAAAGGGTTTGCGGAAACGCTGCTGAGCGGCGGGGTGAAGGACGAAGAGACAGCACGCTCCTTCCTGCAAATTATTTTTGATGAAAGCGACCGACTGAACCGGTTAATTAGCGACATTCTGGAATTGTCCAAAGTGGAATCACGGCGTGTTCCGCTTGTCTTCTCACCGATTGAGATGGAGTCGTTTATTAATAAGACGGTCAAAGTCATTGAATCGCAAGCTGCCAAAAAATTGATACAGCTGAACGTATCGCTGGAAGAAGGGCTGTACGTGGAAGCGGATGAGGACAGGCTGCGCCAAATTTTGATGAATCTGCTGGCCAACGGCATCAGCTATACGCCGGAAGGCGGCAAAGTATTTGTCCGCGTAGAAAGTCTGGATGAAGACCACATCTCCATTGCCATCAGCGATACCGGGATTGGCATTCCGAAAAAAGACCTGCCGCGCATTTTCGAACGGTTTTACCGGGTTGATAAAGCGCGCTCCCGCAGCTCAGGCGGAACGGGGCTGGGGCTTTCCATCGTCAAGCATCTGGTGGAACTGCATAAAGGAACAATATCCGTTGCAAGCGAGCTTGGAGAAGGATCTACGTTTACGATTGTGCTGCCTGTGCTTCAAGAATCAATTTTTTAA